From one Callospermophilus lateralis isolate mCalLat2 unplaced genomic scaffold, mCalLat2.hap1 Scaffold_96, whole genome shotgun sequence genomic stretch:
- the LOC143389217 gene encoding centrosomal protein of 290 kDa-like — MAQQSAGGRDTRFLRDEIRQLEKQLEQKDRELEDMEKELEKEKKVNEQLALRNEEAENENSKLRRENEQLRQDIIDYQKQIDSQKESLLSRRGEDSDYRSQLSKKNYELVQYLDEIQTLTEANEKIEVQNQEMRKNLEESYRKWKR, encoded by the exons ATGGCTCAGCAGTCTGCAGGTGGACGGGACACTCGATTTTTACGTGATGAAATTCGGCAACTTGAAAAACAATTGGAACAAAAAGATAGGGAATTGGAGGACATGGAAAAGGAAttggaaaaagagaagaaagttaATGAACAA TTGGCTCTTCGAAATGAGGAGGCAGAAAATGAAAACAGCAAATTAAGAAGAGAG AATGAACAGCTTCGTCAGGATATTATTGACTACCAGAAACAAAtagattcacaaaaagaatcactTTTATCAAGAAGAGGAGAAGACAGTGACTATCGATCACAGTTGTCTAAAAAGAACTATGAACTTGTCCAATATCTGGATGAAATTCAG ACTTTAACAGAAGCTAATGAGAAAATTGAAGTTCAGAatcaagaaatgagaaaaaacctAGAAGAGTCTTACAGGAAATGGAAAAGATGA